The following are from one region of the Siniperca chuatsi isolate FFG_IHB_CAS linkage group LG13, ASM2008510v1, whole genome shotgun sequence genome:
- the map2k2b gene encoding dual specificity mitogen-activated protein kinase kinase 2b — MAPKKRPVPLNIAPTGDGLSTSTNTDVASEANLEALKKILAELDLDEQQKKRLEAFLTQKAKVGEMRDDDFHRICELGAGNGGVVNKECHKPSGIIMARKLIHLEIKPAIRNQIIRELQVLHECNSPYIVGFYGAFYSDGEISICMEHMDGGSLDQVLKEAKRIPEEILGKVSIAVLRGLAYLREKHQIMHRDVKPSNILVNSRGEIKLCDFGVSGQLIDSMANSFVGTRSYMSPERLQGTHYSVQSDVWSMGLSLVELSIGRFPIPPPDAKELEAIFGRHILDGSERETHSTSPRPRPPGRPVSGHGPAMAIFELLDYIVNEPPPKLPHGVFTSDFQDFVTKCLIKNPADRADLKMLMNHTFIKRSEAEEVDFAGWLCKTMGMNQPGTPTRTAD; from the exons ATGGCTCCTAAAAAGAGACCAGTGCCCTTAAACATTGCTCCTACTGGCGATGGGCTATCCACCTCCACCAACACTGATGTTGCATCTGA GGCCAATTTAGAAgcacttaaaaaaatattggcAGAGTTGGACCTGGATGAACAGCAGAAGAAAAGGTTAGAAGCTTTCCTTACCCAGAAGGCCAAGGTGGGCGAGATGAGAGACGATGATTTCCATCGTATCTGTGAGCTGGGTGCAGGCAATGGAGGAGTCGTCAATAAGGAATGCCACAAACCTTCAGGAATAATCATGGCCAGAAAG ctcATTCATCTTGAAATTAAACCTGCTATCAGAAACCAGATCATCCGAGAGCTTCAGGTGCTGCATGAGTGTAACTCTCCCTACATTGTGGGTttctatggagcattttataGCGATGGAGAGATCAGCATCTGCATGGAACACATG GATGGTGGCTCTCTGGACCAGGTGCTGAAAGAAGCAAAGAGGATCCCTGAAGAGATTCTGGGCAAAGTCAGCATTGCT GTTTTGAGAGGCCTTGCCTACTTAAGAGAAAAACACCAAATCATGCATAGAG ATGTGAAGCCTTCAAACATACTGGTGAACTCGCGTGGGGAGATCAAGTTGTGTGACTTTGGTGTAAGCGGGCAGCTCATAGACTCTATGGCCAATTCCTTTGTTGGAACAAGATCCTATATGTCG CCTGAGAGATTGCAGGGAACCCACTATTCTGTGCAGTCAGATGTGTGGAGTATGGGGTTGTCCCTTGTAGAGCTGTCAATCGGACGCTTCCCCATCCCTCCTCCAGATGCTAAAGAACTGGAGGCCATATTTGGACGTCACATCTTGGATGGTAGTGAGAGAGAGACGCACAGCACTTCACCCAGACCCAGACCACCGGGGAGACCTGTCAGCG GTCATGGTCCTGCAATGGCCATCTTTGAACTACTAGACTACATAGTAAATGAG CCCCCTCCCAAATTACCACATGGCGTCTTCACCTCTGATTTCCAGGACTTTGTGACAAAGTG TCTCATCAAAAATCCAGCAGACAGGGCTGACTTGAAAATGTTGATG aACCATACGTTTATCAAGCGGTCTGAGGCGGAGGAGGTAGACTTCGCTGGCTGGCTTTGTAAAACCATGGGGATGAACCAACCTGGAACTCCCACGCGCACTGCAGactga
- the tcf3a gene encoding transcription factor 3a isoform X1: MAAVETDKELNDLLDFSAMFEPPVSNGKNRPTTLASSQFGGTGMDERNGPSPWGPGQQNNPSFNQGRGYGEEGLYSEQEGIASAPMFGSGIVGKAERGPYSSFATQQGFMPSEMPMPSPNALSPSGLKSNSQFYSSYEGSNPRRRHSQDPIESQPKKIRKVPPGLPSSVYASASGEDFNRDNAGYPASKAGNICPPPFYVQEGLHPPSDPWGSARSMVQPGYSAMLGNSPHLSQHGPFTAINPQDRLKRQPLPLSPQNYPLHGSDVNGTHPTSFHSGSSSFGVPSHTPPIAGTDTIMANRVVVPGSSGDEIGKALASIYPSDPNSNTFPPSPSTPSGSPQAVSGSASQWTRSSGQATPSPNFEGGIQSMQSKMEDRLDEAINVLQRHASGQGGPGLAEMHSLLSSGLGLPPAFTSAALGLASRLPGLVSSHHEDSGLPSSGGLLHGHHGTTSLQPGSQHEGFTGLPSSLSRSTGADIKREDKEDDENCSITDKSEDEKKDMKARLRTSLDDEDDDEDLPVEIKAEREKVRRMANNTRERLRVRDINEAFKELGRMCQLHLSNEKPQTKLIVLQQAVNVILNLEQQVRERNLNPKAACLKRREEEKVSGVDPQMQLGGGHPGLGGDGHM, encoded by the exons atgGCTGCAGTGGAAACTGACAAGGAGCTCAACGACTTGCTGGATTTTAGCGCG ATGTTTGAGCCTCCCGTTTCAAATGGCAAGAACCGGCCGACTACTCTCGCCAGCAGTCAGTTTGGAGGTACGG GTATGGATGAGAGGAATGGGCCCAGTCCCTGGGGGCCAGGACAACAGAACAATCCATCTTTCAACCAGGGAAGG GGTTATGGAGAAGAAGGCCTTTACAGTGAGCAAGAGGGCATTGCCTCTGCCCCCATGTTTGGATCAGGGATTGTTG GGAAGGCTGAGCGAGGACCATACTCGTCATTTGCAACACAG CAGGGCTTTATGCCCAGTGAGATGCCCATGCCCAGTCCCAATGCCCTCTCCCCGTCTGGCCTGAAGTCTAACTCCCAGTTTTACTCCTCTTATGAGGGAAGCAACCCTCGCAGGAGACACTCACAGGACCCCATTG AATCACAGCCAAAAAAGATCAGAAAGGTGCCCCCTGGCCTGCCCTCCTCG GTTTATGCATCTGCCTCAGGAGAGGATTTTAACAGGGACAATGCTGGCTACCCAGCCTCCAAGGCAGGAAACATTTGCCCACCACCATTCTACGTGCAAG AAGGCCTCCACCCGCCCTCCGATCCATGGGGCTCTGCCAGGTCAATGGTTCAGCCTGGTTATTCTGCCATGCTGGGCAACTCCCCCCATCTGAGCCAGCATGGTCCCTTCACTGCCATCAACCCCCAAGACAGACTG AAACGGCAGCCACTGCCCCTCTCTCCCCAAAACTACCCGCTCCATGGCAGTGATGTGAACGGGACCCATCCCACTAGCTTCCACTCTGGCTCCAGCAGCTTCGGAGTCCCCAGCCACACACCCCCTATCGCTGGCACTGACACCATTATGG CCAATCGAGTTGTAGTACCTGGAAGTTCAGGTGATGAGATTGGAAAAGCCCTGGCATCT ATCTATCCTTCAGACCCAAACAGTAACACCTTCCCTCCGTCCCCGTCTACTCCCTCTGGATCTCCCCAGGCTGTATCAG GCTCTGCATCCCAGTGGACTCGGTCCTCTGGCCAGGCCACACCTTCGCCCAACTTTGAGGGTGGAATTCAGTCCATG CAGAGTAAAATGGAAGACCGTCTGGACGAAGCCATCAATGTTCTTCAGCGTCACGCCAGCGGACAAGGAGGGCCAGGCCTGGCTGAAATGCACAGTCTGCTCTCATCTGGTTTAGGGTTGCCTCCAGCCTTCACCAGTGCAGCACTTGGACTGGCCAGTCGCCTGCCTGGACTG GTGTCCAGTCACCATGAGGACTCTGGTCTGCCCTCTAGTGGAGGACTTTTGCATGGTCACCACGGCACCACATCTCTCCAGCCAGGCTCTCAGCATGAAGGTTTTACCG GCCTGCCCAGTAGCCTAAGTCGTTCCACTGGTGCTGATATCAAACGAGAGGACAAGGAGGATGATGAGAACTGCTCCATTACCGACAAGTCAGAGGATGAGAAAAAGGACATGAAGGCCCGCCTTCGAACAAG TCTGGATGATGAGGATGACGATGAAGATCTGCCAGTGGAGATTAAGGCTGAGCGGGAGAAAGTGCGGAGGATGGCAAACAACACCCGCGAACGGCTACGTGTGCGGGACATCAATGAGGCTTTTAAGGAGCTGGGCCGCATGTGTCAGCTCCATCTGAGCAATGAGAAACCGCAGACCAAATTGATCGTACTGCAACAGGCTGTTAACGTTATACTCAACCTGGAGCAGCAAGTTCGAG AGCGTAATTTGAACCCAAAGGCTGCCTGCCtcaagaggagagaggaggaaaaagttTCAGGTGTGGACCCCCAGATGCAGCTTGGTGGGGGTCACCCTGGTCTGGGAGGAGATGGACATATGTAA
- the tcf3a gene encoding transcription factor 3a isoform X3 — MAAVETDKELNDLLDFSAMFEPPVSNGKNRPTTLASSQFGGTGMDERNGPSPWGPGQQNNPSFNQGRGYGEEGLYSEQEGIASAPMFGSGIVGKAERGPYSSFATQQGFMPSEMPMPSPNALSPSGLKSNSQFYSSYEGSNPRRRHSQDPIESQPKKIRKVPPGLPSSVYASASGEDFNRDNAGYPASKAGNICPPPFYVQEGLHPPSDPWGSARSMVQPGYSAMLGNSPHLSQHGPFTAINPQDRLKRQPLPLSPQNYPLHGSDVNGTHPTSFHSGSSSFGVPSHTPPIAGTDTIMANRVVVPGSSGDEIGKALASIYPSDPNSNTFPPSPSTPSGSPQAVSGSASQWTRSSGQATPSPNFEGGIQSMQSKMEDRLDEAINVLQRHASGQGGPGLAEMHSLLSSGLGLPPAFTSAALGLASRLPGLVSSHHEDSGLPSSGGLLHGHHGTTSLQPGSQHEGFTGLPSSLSRSTGADIKREDKEDDENCSITDKSEDEKKDMKARLRTSVVSVTDENLTAEEKEQRERERRHANNARERVRVRDINEAFRELGRMCQVHLQSDKAQTKLIILQQAVQVILGLEKQVRERNLNPKAACLKRREEEKVSGVDPQMQLGGGHPGLGGDGHM, encoded by the exons atgGCTGCAGTGGAAACTGACAAGGAGCTCAACGACTTGCTGGATTTTAGCGCG ATGTTTGAGCCTCCCGTTTCAAATGGCAAGAACCGGCCGACTACTCTCGCCAGCAGTCAGTTTGGAGGTACGG GTATGGATGAGAGGAATGGGCCCAGTCCCTGGGGGCCAGGACAACAGAACAATCCATCTTTCAACCAGGGAAGG GGTTATGGAGAAGAAGGCCTTTACAGTGAGCAAGAGGGCATTGCCTCTGCCCCCATGTTTGGATCAGGGATTGTTG GGAAGGCTGAGCGAGGACCATACTCGTCATTTGCAACACAG CAGGGCTTTATGCCCAGTGAGATGCCCATGCCCAGTCCCAATGCCCTCTCCCCGTCTGGCCTGAAGTCTAACTCCCAGTTTTACTCCTCTTATGAGGGAAGCAACCCTCGCAGGAGACACTCACAGGACCCCATTG AATCACAGCCAAAAAAGATCAGAAAGGTGCCCCCTGGCCTGCCCTCCTCG GTTTATGCATCTGCCTCAGGAGAGGATTTTAACAGGGACAATGCTGGCTACCCAGCCTCCAAGGCAGGAAACATTTGCCCACCACCATTCTACGTGCAAG AAGGCCTCCACCCGCCCTCCGATCCATGGGGCTCTGCCAGGTCAATGGTTCAGCCTGGTTATTCTGCCATGCTGGGCAACTCCCCCCATCTGAGCCAGCATGGTCCCTTCACTGCCATCAACCCCCAAGACAGACTG AAACGGCAGCCACTGCCCCTCTCTCCCCAAAACTACCCGCTCCATGGCAGTGATGTGAACGGGACCCATCCCACTAGCTTCCACTCTGGCTCCAGCAGCTTCGGAGTCCCCAGCCACACACCCCCTATCGCTGGCACTGACACCATTATGG CCAATCGAGTTGTAGTACCTGGAAGTTCAGGTGATGAGATTGGAAAAGCCCTGGCATCT ATCTATCCTTCAGACCCAAACAGTAACACCTTCCCTCCGTCCCCGTCTACTCCCTCTGGATCTCCCCAGGCTGTATCAG GCTCTGCATCCCAGTGGACTCGGTCCTCTGGCCAGGCCACACCTTCGCCCAACTTTGAGGGTGGAATTCAGTCCATG CAGAGTAAAATGGAAGACCGTCTGGACGAAGCCATCAATGTTCTTCAGCGTCACGCCAGCGGACAAGGAGGGCCAGGCCTGGCTGAAATGCACAGTCTGCTCTCATCTGGTTTAGGGTTGCCTCCAGCCTTCACCAGTGCAGCACTTGGACTGGCCAGTCGCCTGCCTGGACTG GTGTCCAGTCACCATGAGGACTCTGGTCTGCCCTCTAGTGGAGGACTTTTGCATGGTCACCACGGCACCACATCTCTCCAGCCAGGCTCTCAGCATGAAGGTTTTACCG GCCTGCCCAGTAGCCTAAGTCGTTCCACTGGTGCTGATATCAAACGAGAGGACAAGGAGGATGATGAGAACTGCTCCATTACCGACAAGTCAGAGGATGAGAAAAAGGACATGAAGGCCCGCCTTCGAACAAG CGTTGTCTCGGTGACTGATGAGAACCTGACTGCCGAGGAGAAGGAGCAGAGGGAGCGTGAGCGCCGCCACGCTAACAACGCTAGGGAGAGGGTGCGTGTGCGCGACATTAACGAAGCCTTCAGAGAGCTGGGCAGGATGTGTCAGGTCCACCTGCAGAGCGACAAGGCCCAGACCAAGCTTATCATCCTGCAACAGGCTGTCCAGGTCATACTGGGCCTGGAGAAGCAGGTGCGAG AGCGTAATTTGAACCCAAAGGCTGCCTGCCtcaagaggagagaggaggaaaaagttTCAGGTGTGGACCCCCAGATGCAGCTTGGTGGGGGTCACCCTGGTCTGGGAGGAGATGGACATATGTAA
- the tcf3a gene encoding transcription factor 3a isoform X5: MAAVETDKELNDLLDFSAMFEPPVSNGKNRPTTLASSQFGGTGMDERNGPSPWGPGQQNNPSFNQGRGYGEEGLYSEQEGIASAPMFGSGIVGKAERGPYSSFATQQGFMPSEMPMPSPNALSPSGLKSNSQFYSSYEGSNPRRRHSQDPIESQPKKIRKVPPGLPSSVYASASGEDFNRDNAGYPASKAGNICPPPFYVQEGLHPPSDPWGSARSMVQPGYSAMLGNSPHLSQHGPFTAINPQDRLKRQPLPLSPQNYPLHGSDVNGTHPTSFHSGSSSFGVPSHTPPIAGTDTIMANRVVVPGSSGDEIGKALASIYPSDPNSNTFPPSPSTPSGSPQAVSGSASQWTRSSGQATPSPNFEGGIQSMSKMEDRLDEAINVLQRHASGQGGPGLAEMHSLLSSGLGLPPAFTSAALGLASRLPGLVSSHHEDSGLPSSGGLLHGHHGTTSLQPGSQHEGFTGLPSSLSRSTGADIKREDKEDDENCSITDKSEDEKKDMKARLRTSLDDEDDDEDLPVEIKAEREKVRRMANNTRERLRVRDINEAFKELGRMCQLHLSNEKPQTKLIVLQQAVNVILNLEQQVRERNLNPKAACLKRREEEKVSGVDPQMQLGGGHPGLGGDGHM; encoded by the exons atgGCTGCAGTGGAAACTGACAAGGAGCTCAACGACTTGCTGGATTTTAGCGCG ATGTTTGAGCCTCCCGTTTCAAATGGCAAGAACCGGCCGACTACTCTCGCCAGCAGTCAGTTTGGAGGTACGG GTATGGATGAGAGGAATGGGCCCAGTCCCTGGGGGCCAGGACAACAGAACAATCCATCTTTCAACCAGGGAAGG GGTTATGGAGAAGAAGGCCTTTACAGTGAGCAAGAGGGCATTGCCTCTGCCCCCATGTTTGGATCAGGGATTGTTG GGAAGGCTGAGCGAGGACCATACTCGTCATTTGCAACACAG CAGGGCTTTATGCCCAGTGAGATGCCCATGCCCAGTCCCAATGCCCTCTCCCCGTCTGGCCTGAAGTCTAACTCCCAGTTTTACTCCTCTTATGAGGGAAGCAACCCTCGCAGGAGACACTCACAGGACCCCATTG AATCACAGCCAAAAAAGATCAGAAAGGTGCCCCCTGGCCTGCCCTCCTCG GTTTATGCATCTGCCTCAGGAGAGGATTTTAACAGGGACAATGCTGGCTACCCAGCCTCCAAGGCAGGAAACATTTGCCCACCACCATTCTACGTGCAAG AAGGCCTCCACCCGCCCTCCGATCCATGGGGCTCTGCCAGGTCAATGGTTCAGCCTGGTTATTCTGCCATGCTGGGCAACTCCCCCCATCTGAGCCAGCATGGTCCCTTCACTGCCATCAACCCCCAAGACAGACTG AAACGGCAGCCACTGCCCCTCTCTCCCCAAAACTACCCGCTCCATGGCAGTGATGTGAACGGGACCCATCCCACTAGCTTCCACTCTGGCTCCAGCAGCTTCGGAGTCCCCAGCCACACACCCCCTATCGCTGGCACTGACACCATTATGG CCAATCGAGTTGTAGTACCTGGAAGTTCAGGTGATGAGATTGGAAAAGCCCTGGCATCT ATCTATCCTTCAGACCCAAACAGTAACACCTTCCCTCCGTCCCCGTCTACTCCCTCTGGATCTCCCCAGGCTGTATCAG GCTCTGCATCCCAGTGGACTCGGTCCTCTGGCCAGGCCACACCTTCGCCCAACTTTGAGGGTGGAATTCAGTCCATG AGTAAAATGGAAGACCGTCTGGACGAAGCCATCAATGTTCTTCAGCGTCACGCCAGCGGACAAGGAGGGCCAGGCCTGGCTGAAATGCACAGTCTGCTCTCATCTGGTTTAGGGTTGCCTCCAGCCTTCACCAGTGCAGCACTTGGACTGGCCAGTCGCCTGCCTGGACTG GTGTCCAGTCACCATGAGGACTCTGGTCTGCCCTCTAGTGGAGGACTTTTGCATGGTCACCACGGCACCACATCTCTCCAGCCAGGCTCTCAGCATGAAGGTTTTACCG GCCTGCCCAGTAGCCTAAGTCGTTCCACTGGTGCTGATATCAAACGAGAGGACAAGGAGGATGATGAGAACTGCTCCATTACCGACAAGTCAGAGGATGAGAAAAAGGACATGAAGGCCCGCCTTCGAACAAG TCTGGATGATGAGGATGACGATGAAGATCTGCCAGTGGAGATTAAGGCTGAGCGGGAGAAAGTGCGGAGGATGGCAAACAACACCCGCGAACGGCTACGTGTGCGGGACATCAATGAGGCTTTTAAGGAGCTGGGCCGCATGTGTCAGCTCCATCTGAGCAATGAGAAACCGCAGACCAAATTGATCGTACTGCAACAGGCTGTTAACGTTATACTCAACCTGGAGCAGCAAGTTCGAG AGCGTAATTTGAACCCAAAGGCTGCCTGCCtcaagaggagagaggaggaaaaagttTCAGGTGTGGACCCCCAGATGCAGCTTGGTGGGGGTCACCCTGGTCTGGGAGGAGATGGACATATGTAA
- the tcf3a gene encoding transcription factor 3a isoform X4, with the protein MAAVETDKELNDLLDFSAMFEPPVSNGKNRPTTLASSQFGGTGMDERNGPSPWGPGQQNNPSFNQGRGYGEEGLYSEQEGIASAPMFGSGIVGKAERGPYSSFATQGFMPSEMPMPSPNALSPSGLKSNSQFYSSYEGSNPRRRHSQDPIESQPKKIRKVPPGLPSSVYASASGEDFNRDNAGYPASKAGNICPPPFYVQEGLHPPSDPWGSARSMVQPGYSAMLGNSPHLSQHGPFTAINPQDRLKRQPLPLSPQNYPLHGSDVNGTHPTSFHSGSSSFGVPSHTPPIAGTDTIMANRVVVPGSSGDEIGKALASIYPSDPNSNTFPPSPSTPSGSPQAVSGSASQWTRSSGQATPSPNFEGGIQSMQSKMEDRLDEAINVLQRHASGQGGPGLAEMHSLLSSGLGLPPAFTSAALGLASRLPGLVSSHHEDSGLPSSGGLLHGHHGTTSLQPGSQHEGFTGLPSSLSRSTGADIKREDKEDDENCSITDKSEDEKKDMKARLRTSLDDEDDDEDLPVEIKAEREKVRRMANNTRERLRVRDINEAFKELGRMCQLHLSNEKPQTKLIVLQQAVNVILNLEQQVRERNLNPKAACLKRREEEKVSGVDPQMQLGGGHPGLGGDGHM; encoded by the exons atgGCTGCAGTGGAAACTGACAAGGAGCTCAACGACTTGCTGGATTTTAGCGCG ATGTTTGAGCCTCCCGTTTCAAATGGCAAGAACCGGCCGACTACTCTCGCCAGCAGTCAGTTTGGAGGTACGG GTATGGATGAGAGGAATGGGCCCAGTCCCTGGGGGCCAGGACAACAGAACAATCCATCTTTCAACCAGGGAAGG GGTTATGGAGAAGAAGGCCTTTACAGTGAGCAAGAGGGCATTGCCTCTGCCCCCATGTTTGGATCAGGGATTGTTG GGAAGGCTGAGCGAGGACCATACTCGTCATTTGCAACACAG GGCTTTATGCCCAGTGAGATGCCCATGCCCAGTCCCAATGCCCTCTCCCCGTCTGGCCTGAAGTCTAACTCCCAGTTTTACTCCTCTTATGAGGGAAGCAACCCTCGCAGGAGACACTCACAGGACCCCATTG AATCACAGCCAAAAAAGATCAGAAAGGTGCCCCCTGGCCTGCCCTCCTCG GTTTATGCATCTGCCTCAGGAGAGGATTTTAACAGGGACAATGCTGGCTACCCAGCCTCCAAGGCAGGAAACATTTGCCCACCACCATTCTACGTGCAAG AAGGCCTCCACCCGCCCTCCGATCCATGGGGCTCTGCCAGGTCAATGGTTCAGCCTGGTTATTCTGCCATGCTGGGCAACTCCCCCCATCTGAGCCAGCATGGTCCCTTCACTGCCATCAACCCCCAAGACAGACTG AAACGGCAGCCACTGCCCCTCTCTCCCCAAAACTACCCGCTCCATGGCAGTGATGTGAACGGGACCCATCCCACTAGCTTCCACTCTGGCTCCAGCAGCTTCGGAGTCCCCAGCCACACACCCCCTATCGCTGGCACTGACACCATTATGG CCAATCGAGTTGTAGTACCTGGAAGTTCAGGTGATGAGATTGGAAAAGCCCTGGCATCT ATCTATCCTTCAGACCCAAACAGTAACACCTTCCCTCCGTCCCCGTCTACTCCCTCTGGATCTCCCCAGGCTGTATCAG GCTCTGCATCCCAGTGGACTCGGTCCTCTGGCCAGGCCACACCTTCGCCCAACTTTGAGGGTGGAATTCAGTCCATG CAGAGTAAAATGGAAGACCGTCTGGACGAAGCCATCAATGTTCTTCAGCGTCACGCCAGCGGACAAGGAGGGCCAGGCCTGGCTGAAATGCACAGTCTGCTCTCATCTGGTTTAGGGTTGCCTCCAGCCTTCACCAGTGCAGCACTTGGACTGGCCAGTCGCCTGCCTGGACTG GTGTCCAGTCACCATGAGGACTCTGGTCTGCCCTCTAGTGGAGGACTTTTGCATGGTCACCACGGCACCACATCTCTCCAGCCAGGCTCTCAGCATGAAGGTTTTACCG GCCTGCCCAGTAGCCTAAGTCGTTCCACTGGTGCTGATATCAAACGAGAGGACAAGGAGGATGATGAGAACTGCTCCATTACCGACAAGTCAGAGGATGAGAAAAAGGACATGAAGGCCCGCCTTCGAACAAG TCTGGATGATGAGGATGACGATGAAGATCTGCCAGTGGAGATTAAGGCTGAGCGGGAGAAAGTGCGGAGGATGGCAAACAACACCCGCGAACGGCTACGTGTGCGGGACATCAATGAGGCTTTTAAGGAGCTGGGCCGCATGTGTCAGCTCCATCTGAGCAATGAGAAACCGCAGACCAAATTGATCGTACTGCAACAGGCTGTTAACGTTATACTCAACCTGGAGCAGCAAGTTCGAG AGCGTAATTTGAACCCAAAGGCTGCCTGCCtcaagaggagagaggaggaaaaagttTCAGGTGTGGACCCCCAGATGCAGCTTGGTGGGGGTCACCCTGGTCTGGGAGGAGATGGACATATGTAA
- the tcf3a gene encoding transcription factor 3a isoform X2, protein MAAVETDKELNDLLDFSAMFEPPVSNGKNRPTTLASSQFGGTGMDERNGPSPWGPGQQNNPSFNQGRGYGEEGLYSEQEGIASAPMFGSGIVGKAERGPYSSFATQQGFMPSEMPMPSPNALSPSGLKSNSQFYSSYEGSNPRRRHSQDPIESQPKKIRKVPPGLPSSVYASASGEDFNRDNAGYPASKAGNICPPPFYVQGLHPPSDPWGSARSMVQPGYSAMLGNSPHLSQHGPFTAINPQDRLKRQPLPLSPQNYPLHGSDVNGTHPTSFHSGSSSFGVPSHTPPIAGTDTIMANRVVVPGSSGDEIGKALASIYPSDPNSNTFPPSPSTPSGSPQAVSGSASQWTRSSGQATPSPNFEGGIQSMQSKMEDRLDEAINVLQRHASGQGGPGLAEMHSLLSSGLGLPPAFTSAALGLASRLPGLVSSHHEDSGLPSSGGLLHGHHGTTSLQPGSQHEGFTGLPSSLSRSTGADIKREDKEDDENCSITDKSEDEKKDMKARLRTSLDDEDDDEDLPVEIKAEREKVRRMANNTRERLRVRDINEAFKELGRMCQLHLSNEKPQTKLIVLQQAVNVILNLEQQVRERNLNPKAACLKRREEEKVSGVDPQMQLGGGHPGLGGDGHM, encoded by the exons atgGCTGCAGTGGAAACTGACAAGGAGCTCAACGACTTGCTGGATTTTAGCGCG ATGTTTGAGCCTCCCGTTTCAAATGGCAAGAACCGGCCGACTACTCTCGCCAGCAGTCAGTTTGGAGGTACGG GTATGGATGAGAGGAATGGGCCCAGTCCCTGGGGGCCAGGACAACAGAACAATCCATCTTTCAACCAGGGAAGG GGTTATGGAGAAGAAGGCCTTTACAGTGAGCAAGAGGGCATTGCCTCTGCCCCCATGTTTGGATCAGGGATTGTTG GGAAGGCTGAGCGAGGACCATACTCGTCATTTGCAACACAG CAGGGCTTTATGCCCAGTGAGATGCCCATGCCCAGTCCCAATGCCCTCTCCCCGTCTGGCCTGAAGTCTAACTCCCAGTTTTACTCCTCTTATGAGGGAAGCAACCCTCGCAGGAGACACTCACAGGACCCCATTG AATCACAGCCAAAAAAGATCAGAAAGGTGCCCCCTGGCCTGCCCTCCTCG GTTTATGCATCTGCCTCAGGAGAGGATTTTAACAGGGACAATGCTGGCTACCCAGCCTCCAAGGCAGGAAACATTTGCCCACCACCATTCTACGTGCAAG GCCTCCACCCGCCCTCCGATCCATGGGGCTCTGCCAGGTCAATGGTTCAGCCTGGTTATTCTGCCATGCTGGGCAACTCCCCCCATCTGAGCCAGCATGGTCCCTTCACTGCCATCAACCCCCAAGACAGACTG AAACGGCAGCCACTGCCCCTCTCTCCCCAAAACTACCCGCTCCATGGCAGTGATGTGAACGGGACCCATCCCACTAGCTTCCACTCTGGCTCCAGCAGCTTCGGAGTCCCCAGCCACACACCCCCTATCGCTGGCACTGACACCATTATGG CCAATCGAGTTGTAGTACCTGGAAGTTCAGGTGATGAGATTGGAAAAGCCCTGGCATCT ATCTATCCTTCAGACCCAAACAGTAACACCTTCCCTCCGTCCCCGTCTACTCCCTCTGGATCTCCCCAGGCTGTATCAG GCTCTGCATCCCAGTGGACTCGGTCCTCTGGCCAGGCCACACCTTCGCCCAACTTTGAGGGTGGAATTCAGTCCATG CAGAGTAAAATGGAAGACCGTCTGGACGAAGCCATCAATGTTCTTCAGCGTCACGCCAGCGGACAAGGAGGGCCAGGCCTGGCTGAAATGCACAGTCTGCTCTCATCTGGTTTAGGGTTGCCTCCAGCCTTCACCAGTGCAGCACTTGGACTGGCCAGTCGCCTGCCTGGACTG GTGTCCAGTCACCATGAGGACTCTGGTCTGCCCTCTAGTGGAGGACTTTTGCATGGTCACCACGGCACCACATCTCTCCAGCCAGGCTCTCAGCATGAAGGTTTTACCG GCCTGCCCAGTAGCCTAAGTCGTTCCACTGGTGCTGATATCAAACGAGAGGACAAGGAGGATGATGAGAACTGCTCCATTACCGACAAGTCAGAGGATGAGAAAAAGGACATGAAGGCCCGCCTTCGAACAAG TCTGGATGATGAGGATGACGATGAAGATCTGCCAGTGGAGATTAAGGCTGAGCGGGAGAAAGTGCGGAGGATGGCAAACAACACCCGCGAACGGCTACGTGTGCGGGACATCAATGAGGCTTTTAAGGAGCTGGGCCGCATGTGTCAGCTCCATCTGAGCAATGAGAAACCGCAGACCAAATTGATCGTACTGCAACAGGCTGTTAACGTTATACTCAACCTGGAGCAGCAAGTTCGAG AGCGTAATTTGAACCCAAAGGCTGCCTGCCtcaagaggagagaggaggaaaaagttTCAGGTGTGGACCCCCAGATGCAGCTTGGTGGGGGTCACCCTGGTCTGGGAGGAGATGGACATATGTAA
- the LOC122886289 gene encoding cytochrome b-c1 complex subunit 10, with product MISKVIGQKYVAIAKSWIPTLAVWGTAGGVALVHFTDWRLILDYVPYISGKFKKDQ from the exons ATGATCAGTAAAGTGATCGGTCAGAAGTATGTGGCGATTGCCAAGTCATG GATCCCAACTCTTGCTGTATGGGGCACAGCCGGAGGCGTAGCTCTGGTCCACTTCACAGACTGGCGATTGATTTTGGACTATGTTCCCTACATCAGTGGCAAATTCAAGAAGGACCAGTAG